In Acidaminococcales bacterium, one genomic interval encodes:
- the nifH gene encoding nitrogenase iron protein: protein MAEKKLRQIAIYGKGGIGKSTTTQNLAAGLSELGNNIMIVGCDPKADSTRLLLGGLAQKTVLDTLRESGDDIGLDLIMKEGFNGVRCVESGGPEPGVGCAGRGIITSIGLLERLGAYTEDLDYVFYDVLGDVVCGGFAMPIREGKAKEIYIVASGEMMSLYAANNISKGVQKYAAKGGVRLGGIICNSRNVDRESELLKAFAKELGTQLLHFLPRDNIVQHAEIRRKTVIAYKPDSGQANEYRTLAQEVAENDYFTIPTPMSADRLEEILMEFGLMDSLKDDYRI, encoded by the coding sequence ATGGCAGAGAAAAAATTGCGGCAAATCGCCATTTACGGCAAAGGAGGCATCGGCAAGTCCACCACTACGCAAAATCTTGCGGCAGGTTTGTCGGAACTTGGCAACAACATAATGATCGTTGGCTGCGATCCGAAAGCGGACTCGACCAGGCTGCTGTTGGGCGGCTTGGCGCAAAAGACCGTATTGGACACTTTGCGCGAATCCGGCGACGATATAGGGCTTGACCTCATAATGAAGGAAGGATTCAACGGGGTGCGCTGCGTGGAATCCGGCGGCCCGGAACCCGGCGTAGGCTGCGCGGGGCGCGGCATTATCACGTCAATCGGCCTTTTGGAGCGTTTGGGCGCTTACACCGAGGATCTTGACTATGTCTTTTACGACGTTTTGGGGGATGTCGTCTGCGGTGGTTTCGCGATGCCCATAAGAGAAGGGAAAGCCAAAGAGATATACATAGTTGCCAGCGGCGAAATGATGTCTCTTTACGCCGCCAACAACATCTCAAAGGGAGTACAGAAATACGCGGCCAAAGGCGGCGTTAGGCTTGGCGGGATTATTTGCAACAGCCGCAACGTCGACCGCGAATCGGAGCTTTTAAAGGCTTTCGCCAAAGAACTCGGCACGCAGTTGTTGCACTTCCTGCCGCGGGACAACATCGTCCAGCACGCGGAAATACGCCGCAAGACCGTAATCGCGTATAAACCCGATTCGGGACAGGCCAACGAATACAGGACTTTGGCGCAAGAGGTTGCCGAAAACGATTATTTCACCATCCCTACGCCCATGTCAGCCGACCGGTTAGAGGAGATACTGATGGAATTTGGCCTGATGGATTCGCTTAAAGACGATTACCGTATTTGA
- the cysK gene encoding cysteine synthase A, with protein MANIIVDNLTELIGNTPILRPHAFRRLAKIADGDLLLKLEYFNPLSSVKDRIANAMIEDAEKRGILTKDSALIEPSSGNTGVGLAFVAAAKGYKLIVTMPDSMSIERRTLLLALGAELVLTPGAEGMKGAISKAEELNTQIPGSVILQQFANPANPEIHRRTTGEEIWEATGGKVDVVVAGVGTGGTVTGISQALKGKNPAIKIVAVEPDASPVLSGGKAGPHVIQGIGAGFVPDVLDLGAVDEIYRVRNEEAIDTARVLAREEGLLVGISSGAAAFAAAKVARRSENAGKTVVAILPDTGERYLSTALFKDLPREKSNIWY; from the coding sequence ATGGCAAATATTATCGTCGACAATCTGACGGAGCTTATCGGCAATACGCCCATTTTGCGCCCGCACGCTTTTCGCCGGCTGGCCAAAATCGCAGATGGCGACCTTTTGCTGAAATTGGAGTATTTCAATCCCCTCTCCAGCGTAAAAGACCGGATTGCCAACGCGATGATCGAAGATGCGGAAAAAAGGGGTATTTTGACTAAAGATTCCGCGCTTATTGAGCCAAGCAGCGGCAACACCGGCGTGGGGCTGGCCTTTGTGGCGGCGGCCAAGGGATATAAGCTGATCGTTACGATGCCCGATTCCATGAGCATAGAGCGCCGGACACTGCTTTTGGCATTAGGCGCCGAGCTTGTTCTGACGCCCGGCGCGGAAGGAATGAAAGGCGCGATAAGCAAGGCGGAAGAACTTAACACGCAGATTCCCGGCAGCGTCATTTTGCAGCAGTTCGCCAACCCCGCCAACCCTGAAATACACAGGCGGACTACCGGCGAGGAGATCTGGGAGGCCACCGGCGGCAAAGTCGACGTGGTCGTTGCCGGCGTCGGCACGGGCGGGACCGTAACCGGCATCAGCCAGGCACTTAAAGGGAAAAACCCGGCAATAAAGATTGTGGCGGTAGAGCCCGATGCCTCGCCCGTACTGTCCGGCGGGAAAGCGGGCCCGCATGTTATCCAAGGCATTGGCGCGGGTTTCGTGCCTGATGTTTTGGATCTTGGCGCTGTCGATGAGATATACAGGGTGCGCAACGAAGAGGCTATAGACACGGCGCGCGTGCTGGCGAGGGAAGAAGGGCTGCTTGTCGGCATATCTTCGGGCGCGGCGGCTTTTGCCGCCGCTAAAGTCGCCAGAAGATCGGAAAACGCGGGCAAAACGGTCGTCGCCATTTTGCCCGACACCGGCGAGCGTTATCTGTCTACCGCCTTGTTCAAAGATTTGCCGCGCGAAAAGAGCAACATCTGGTACTGA
- a CDS encoding type I restriction-modification system subunit M — MADNRKEAERTELHRVIWSIANDLRGSVDGWDFKQYVLGILFYRYISENLSGYINAGEREAGNPSFEYAKLSDGDAESAREDLVATKGFFILPSELFENLRAKAANDPDLNVTLENIFKHIEASAQGTPSEANFKGLFDDIDVNSNKLGGSVAKRNEQIVKLLNGIGEMKLGDYKENTIDLFGDAYEYLMGMYASNAGKSGGEYYTPQEVSELLTLLTIVGKTVVNKVYDPACGSGSLLLKFAKILGKDNVRNGFFGQEINLTTYNLCRINMFLHDIDYDKFDIAHGDTMLEPQHWDDEPFEAIVSNPPYSHTWAGDGNPLLINDPRFSPAGVLAPKSKEDFAFIMHGLSWLATNGTAAYVVFPGILYRGGAEQKIRKYLIDNNFVDCVIQLPDNLFFGTSIATCIMVLRKAKSDNSTLFIDASREFVKVTNSNKLAADNIDKIVAAYTTRGSMDYFTRLVPNGEIAEQSYNLSVSTYVTQEDKREIIDITELNAEIERIVAREDVLRREIAAIVADIEGGAR; from the coding sequence ATGGCTGACAATCGAAAAGAAGCAGAACGCACGGAACTTCACCGTGTCATATGGAGCATAGCCAACGACCTGCGCGGTTCTGTGGATGGGTGGGATTTTAAGCAATACGTCCTCGGCATATTGTTCTACCGATATATCTCGGAGAATTTGTCGGGGTACATCAATGCGGGGGAGCGCGAAGCGGGCAACCCCTCTTTTGAGTATGCCAAGCTGTCCGATGGCGATGCCGAATCAGCCCGTGAGGATTTAGTCGCCACGAAAGGTTTCTTTATCCTGCCGTCTGAACTGTTTGAAAACCTGCGGGCAAAGGCGGCAAACGACCCCGACCTCAATGTAACGCTCGAAAACATCTTCAAGCATATAGAAGCATCGGCACAGGGAACGCCGAGTGAAGCAAACTTCAAAGGCTTGTTTGATGACATCGATGTTAACAGCAATAAACTCGGTGGCTCGGTCGCCAAACGAAACGAGCAAATCGTCAAACTATTGAATGGCATCGGTGAAATGAAGCTTGGCGATTACAAAGAGAACACAATCGACCTTTTCGGCGACGCTTACGAGTACCTTATGGGCATGTACGCAAGCAATGCGGGCAAAAGCGGCGGCGAATATTACACGCCGCAAGAAGTTTCCGAACTGCTCACCCTCCTGACGATAGTTGGCAAAACCGTTGTGAACAAAGTATATGACCCGGCTTGCGGTTCGGGCTCGCTGCTCTTGAAATTTGCCAAAATACTCGGCAAAGATAACGTCCGCAACGGCTTTTTCGGGCAGGAAATCAATCTGACGACTTACAATCTCTGTCGTATCAATATGTTCCTGCATGACATAGACTATGACAAATTCGATATAGCGCACGGCGACACAATGCTTGAACCGCAGCATTGGGATGACGAGCCGTTTGAGGCTATCGTATCGAATCCGCCGTACTCCCACACTTGGGCGGGCGACGGCAATCCGTTACTTATCAACGACCCGCGTTTTTCCCCTGCCGGAGTGCTTGCGCCCAAGAGCAAAGAGGACTTCGCGTTTATAATGCACGGGCTTTCGTGGCTTGCGACGAATGGCACGGCGGCGTATGTCGTGTTTCCCGGCATACTCTATCGCGGCGGCGCGGAACAGAAAATCCGCAAATACCTCATAGACAACAACTTCGTGGACTGCGTGATTCAACTGCCGGACAACCTCTTTTTTGGCACGAGCATAGCGACGTGCATAATGGTACTCCGAAAAGCGAAATCCGATAACTCGACCCTGTTCATTGACGCGAGCCGCGAGTTCGTAAAGGTAACGAACAGCAACAAACTGGCCGCTGACAACATTGATAAAATCGTCGCGGCATACACGACACGCGGGAGTATGGACTACTTTACCCGCCTTGTTCCGAATGGTGAAATTGCAGAGCAGAGTTATAACCTTTCCGTATCGACTTACGTCACGCAAGAGGATAAGCGCGAGATTATCGACATAACCGAGTTGAACGCCGAAATTGAGCGTATAGTCGCCCGCGAAGACGTTCTGCGCCGTGAAATTGCTGCAATTGTCGCGGATATTGAGGGAGGCGCAAGATAA